The bacterium genome contains the following window.
CAAGGAAAGTAGTCCATATGAACAAGCATCCCTCATGTAATAGCTTCATAGAAATCATCCGAGCGACATTTCTCATCTCCCTGCTCATCCTCTCTGGATGTAACTTCATACGGACGGCACCCAGCAGTACCGATAGCGAACTTCCGTTAATGCTTGAGGCACTAGAGGGGAAAGACCCGCTGATCCTCAGTGAAGAGAATGAGCATCTTGCTCCCAACCGCTTGGTGCATCTTCTCAGGGAAGAGAGTTCATCGCTTAAGGGATTTATTCTGCGGCGAGGCATCCCAGATGCAGTACGAGTTGTGGATTCATCACAAGACAAAAGTAAAGTTGATCTTTACTATCTATCACCAGACGAACTTTTCCGTATTGAACAGGAAAAAAGTGTCTGGGTTATTCTTGGTCCAACTCAGATTCAACGAGACTTTCTTCTCCCCTTGAAAAGAAATATTCGAAAGACAATATCAACACAGCAGCGAGAAGCATCGATAGCGCCTCCACTCGATGCGCCCTCTGAACGATTCCTGAGCATTGAACAAATTGATAGTCCGAACTCTCTGCGAGAGGAGGTATTAAAGCTCACCAGAGGGTCCACTATCCCTATTGCTGAACGCAACGAGAAGGGAGATGTCTCTCATCGGGTCATATCGAGGCAGGAAAATATGCTTATTCTCGCCCTTTGGTATACATTTGAAAAAGAGAATGCTCCGCGCCTGGCACGAATGAACGGGAAACAAATTTCAGCCTCACTAGAACCTGGTGAACTTGTCCAAATCCCAGCGTATCTTGTAAAAAATGATCGGGTACTTGAGGCGGAAAATGCATCAAAAATTGCTGCGCTGATACATCAATAGAGAATTCTCTCACATCTCTCTTGTTAGTTCACGATCTCTTTAGACGTAGGCAATCCACGAGCGCATGACGAAGGACTTGAAAATGAAGTACCTGCTCATCTCGAACAAAATCTGATACTAGCTCTGGAATCTCTAAGTACAGGACTCCCACTCGCTGGTCTCCACCAAACATTCCAGCAATTGCAGTACAGAGTTGCCCATTCTGCGACTTTTTATATTCAACGACTGGCTCTAAATCTTGAAAGGCCAGTGAGATGAGGTCACCACTTGAGAGCACAACTGAATAGTCCACTCCAACTGGCTCTCGAAGAGTTAATTCTCCAAAGGGCAGTTGTGGGATAAGCATCATGATGGAAGGGTCTGCCGTATAAACACACCCCCCTTGAAAACGAGCAACCGGTACAACCTCATCCACGAACACCCGAGTACACACTGAAGCCTCTAGTCCGCCATCAATATGAGTATAGAGCCTGCGCACTGCCCTGCCCATCTCTGGGGAGCAACAGTTCAAGAAAGGATTTCGCCGTAACTCGGAAAGCTCCGCATCGTGTCCAACCACTTCAGGGAGCGCGTAAAGATCTGCCAGTCCGCACTTACAAATGTCAGGCATGAATGTCTGATAGATAGCAGTCGAATGATCAATCTGCTCCCGCACAAACTGCATTCCGCTATCTCCGAGACGAGATGAAATGACATGCAAGGCCTCTACTAAATCATATCGAGACTTTGGGTATATCTCTGGGTGGTGCGCACGCGCAAGCGCCTCCCCTACTTTACATAACTCTGCGATGTTGGCGAACTCTTCGCCGCTGAAATCATCTGCTTCCTCCGTGGATTGTAGCTCACGAAGCCCATACCGAGAACAATAACTTTCATCAAATCCCCACCGTCTAAAGAGATGAATAGCAAGAAGTTGTGGGGTAAAGCCAAGTTGCTTTGCTACCTCTTGTTCAAGAGAGGAATTTGGATTTTTTCCAAGAGACAGAATCGCTTCTTGATATATACCAGGATAACTCCATGCGATGAGCGTTAAGCCTAATTGTCTCATTATAGCAGCCGTATACGCTGCCTCTTCATCAAACCCATAGCTTTCTGCAAGTGCTACTGAAGTGCTGGCACTGACTAACATTTCATGGAATCGGGATAATTGTGCTTCTGTTCCCTCTTCAAACGTAAACCGAGTAATCTCTCCACTGTCTGAGAAAATCTCTCGTAGTCCGGCAATCCCGCCTTCCTCAAGTAATTGTATCGGATTATCACTTGTAATCTCTCTGCCTGAATTCTGAATAAGTTCCGCAAGTTTTTTTAGGGAGTGAAAGAAAAGAGAGACATCGCCTTTGAGCTTACTGATAATTGCTGGAGTAGCGAGATCATCAGTCGCATGAGTGACTTCTTGGCGAATCTCTTTCAGTAGCTCTTGATTAACTGGGAGCCAGAAGTCGGAAACATGACCGATGACTCGCTCAAGTCGTTGCTCAGCGAGCAGAGTTGCGATACGAGACGATGCCATAGAGGAGCCTTCCTGCCCGATTAAGAAAATTCTGCAAAGAAGGATTCGGCACTTTTCGGAGTTTACTGAAGAGCCAATAGTAAAATAGCGAATACCTTCGCTACGAGTTGCTCGTAGTGAGAGTAATTCCCAATAAATACAGCAAGCTAGCTATGAGCAGCGGCACAAGCTCCTCATCCTCAGGCCCCTTACTCCGCTTGGAGTATCTCCACATCAGGGAAGTTGTCCATGAGCTTCTCAGTTCTTAACAGCTCCATTCGACCTATGAAGTCTGCTTTTGAGAGGCTCAGCTGCTCCTTAACACAATAACGCCGAAGTGTGACCGAATTCTCATCAACTTCATTACCACCGATGACTACTATATTGGGAACCTTTCGAGTAACAGCACTACGAATCTTCTTATTGAATGAGTTGTCACTTTCATCAACCTCTATGCGAAACCCCCTACTTGTCATGTCTTCAGCTATCTCATTCACGTACCCCATAAATTTCTCTGATACGGGAACAAATACCGCCTGAACTGGAGCAAGCCACGTAGGAAAAGCACCGCCCAGATGCTCAATTAAGATCGCAAAGAAACGCTCTAGAGAACCACAAAGCGCTCTATGAATCATATAAGGTCGCTTACGCTCTCCATCAAGATCTATGTACGTAAGATCAAACCTCTCTGGAAGATTAAAATCGAACTGTATCGTGCTAAGCTGCCATTCACGCTGAAGAGCATCCATTACACAGATATCAATCTTCGGACCATAGAATGCACCATCCCCTTCATTGATTGAATATGGAATTCCACTCCGATCCAGTGCTGCAGTAAGCGCGGCCTCCGCATCATCCCACTTCGACTCTTCTCCTACTCGTTCCTCAGGGCGTGTGCTGAGATACAAATGGAAATCACGGAGACCAAAGTCCCGAAGGAGATTCACGCTGAAATCAATGACTGTGTCGATCTCTTGGGGCATTTGATCTTCACGACAAAAAAGATGTGCATCATCCTGTGTAAACCCCCGCACACGAGTGAGACCAGAAAGAGTTCCACTCCGCTCATAGCGATAAACAGTCCCCCACTCTGCAAATCGCATTGGAAGTTCGCGATACGACCGTATGTTGCTATCGAAGATCTTACAGTGAAATGGGCAGTTCATCGGCTTCAAGTAATACTCTTGACCTTCAACTTCAATAGGGGCGAACATTCCATCTTTGTAAAATGAAAGGTGTCCACTCGTCTCCCAGAGCGTTGCACGTCCAATATGAGGCGAATAGACAAACTCATAACCCCCTTTCACGTGCATATTCTTGCAGTGCTCTTCTATGAGATGACGGATGACTCCCCCTTTTGGGTGCCAGAGGATAAGCCCCGCTCCAACTCCATCATGATCAATAGAAAAGAGATCCAGCTCCTTTCCTAACTTCCTATGGTCTCTTTGCATCGCGAGCTTACGCCGCTCGAGATAATCATCAAGCTCTTCTCGTGTTTCATACGCAAGCACATAGATACGAGTCAGCTGCGGGTTCTTCTCATCCCCTCGCCAATAAGCGCCAGCTAGTGAATCAACCTTGAATGCATTCTCTGGAATCTCTCCAGTGTGTTCCACATGAGGCCCCTCACACATGTCATCAAAAGGGCCATTCTCATAAAATCCAATTTCAGCATTTCCTCGCTCAATGAGCTCGCGACAGTACTCTGCCTTGAATTGCTGCCCCTGTCCTTCGAGGTACGACACGGCTTCACTTGCTGGCAACTTCCGTCCAGCAAATGTCTGTCGTTGACGGATAATCTTTTTCATCCTCTTTTCTATAGCCGGAAGCTCTTCCTGCGACAGGGGCTCCTCAAAGAGAAAATCGTAGTAACACCCATTATCAACAGGTGGGCCGAATGCAAGCTTCGCCTCGGGCTTCGTTTCTAGAACTGCCTGGGCCAATACGTGCGCTAATGAGTGTCGAATTTTATAGAGTTGTGAGTTTTTATCTGGTTCCACGGGCAATCCTTGTTAACTTCCTAAAAATACCAGAAGAAAGCAAGAAAAGGAAAGCCTGTTTTCCTTGCAATCACCGATTCAAAGAATCATTATCAACAAATGCGAGTAGCAATTATAGACTTAGGCACCAATTCCGTTCGGCTCCATATTCTTGAAAAAGAATCAGATGGATCACTGAAAAAGGTTTTCAAGCAAAAGGAGATGATTCAGCTAGGAGCAGGCCTTTTCAAACAGGGAGATTTTTCCGCTGAAGCCCGAGAACGTACCCTAAAGATCTTTATGCACTTTAAGGGTCTCTTTGAGCAATACCAAGTAACCGAGGTCCAAGGGGTCGCTACATGCGCCATGCGAGAAGCCAAAAGCGGGGCTCTGCTTCGTGATGAGATCGAGGAGCTCACGGGTATCAGACTTCATATCATCTCTGGTGAGGATGAAGCGATGCTGCTCTCAAAAGGGATCATTGCAAACATGGGGGCACTCCCCTCCCGAACCCTCCTGGTGGATATCGGTGGCGGGAGCACAGAGTGTTCACTTATGGAAGGCATAGAAGTGCTCTCAACGGTAAGTACTCCGTTAGGCGCTGTTCGCTGCCAGGAAGAGACTCTCTTGAATGTGCCAACCAATGAAAAACAAGAGGCGCTTTTAAGAGAACGGATTCGACACGAGTTAGAGATATCTGGGCTTTCTGAAGCGTGCCATGCAGCACCCATTCCCCAGATTATTGGCTCAAGTGGCTCTATCCGGGCGATTCTTCGGCTTATAAGAAAAGACGAGGAGCTTCCTCTCTCCTGCTCACAGAAACAGCTCTCTCAGTTCACGAATGGAATTCGAGAGCTTTCAATAGACGAGCTGCTCGCTCTGGGAAACATAGAACCGAAGAGAGCTTCGATCCTCTTTTCGGCCACAGTCATTCTTGAAGAGATTGCGCTGCACCTAAAAGTAGACTCGATTACTGCCGTCTCACTCGGACTCAAAGATGGACTACTAGCTCTTATAGAAGAAGACCGAAAAAGGTAAGAACAGCCTCCCCAAACGTCGGACCTTCCCTAACAGGGACTTCCCTAACTGGTAGGAGGCAATAAATCGATCACTCCACATCCACCGATAATTTTCGAGGCAGAAACTGCTGGATGCAGCAAGTAATCATAAGAGCAATTTCTCGACTTGTTATAAACAGTTCCCGTACACACGGAAATACCTAGTCCGCAAAGCACAAGAGCCGCTATCATCAACGTTCGCATGAAAACACCTCTTTTTGGCTGTGCTCTTGGATGTATTCTCTGATATTCCTTTCCATTCTCTCTCCCCCTGCCAGCGTTTATAACAGTACATACTGCCTCGGTCCTCTTACCAAAATTCTAATAACGCACGGTTTAGCCTCTCTAGTATCCTAAGAATCCAATAGCATACTTTGAATTGGCCAGATAAATCCCTCTTTTAATAATATTTGTAAGTAAACTCCTAGCACGACAGCGAAGCTGAGATAGTTGAACAAAGTAGAAAGCGAGCCTCCCCCCTGCCCGTTCAAAATCAAAGCAAAAATTCACCTTTTTCCCGGCAACCTCAGGCACTTAGAGATTTCTGGAACTATTCCTACTACACATTGTCTATTACAGGAATAACACTTAGGTCAGAGTATGCTGAAACCGCTACGTAGAGAGATGACTCACATGGAAGATGCCTCGGATGAAGAGCTGGTACGAAAGGCAACCTGTGGAGAGGAGGATGCGTACCGTCAGCTGGTGGCTCGGTACAAAAACTATGTCTTTGCAGTCATCGGGCGACAAATAGGAGATCGAGACACTGCAGAAGAGCTTGCCCAAGATGTCTTTGTAAAAGCTTATAAAGCACTCTCTCATTTTAGAACTGAGGCCACCTTTAAAACATGGCTTACAAAAATAACCTTAAATACCACTCGTTCTTACTTTAAATCCCGAAGATATAAGGAATCAATTCAAACTGTCTCCAATGAAGACGTATCAATTCCCGAACAAGGAAAACTCGTTCCTGACTTAGTAGTTACGAGAGATCTACTTTCTGTTTTTCAACTGTGCTTCGGAGCCCTCAGCCCATTGATGCAAGACGTGATAACTCTGTGTGGTTATCAAGGAGAGAGTTATGAGCAAGCTTCGAAAATGCTTGATATTCCAGTTGGAACTGTCCGCTCCAGATTAAACAGGGCGCGTATCGCACTAAAAGAGTGCATGCAATCAAAGGGGGCACTGTAAAATGAGTAGAGAAAAAGATTTTTTGAACTATTTAGATGGAACGTTGTCTGTAGAGGAGAAGGCCCGCTTTGAAGAGGCTCTCAACGAAGATGCTTCTCTTCAAAGTGATTTTAACAACTACCAACGAATCGTTCAGATGGAACAAGAAAAAGCGAAAGAGCATTTTGAGCTAGATGAGAGGTTCGTTTCAAAGGTGATGGCTGAAATCAAGTATAAGCCATCCCTCTTCAGGAGACTTCTCATGGAAATAAAAAACCCCTCCCTCATGTTAAAGGCAGGTTTCGGAAGCCTAGCTACTGTAACCCTCTGCTTTGCCCTCATTTATGGGCCTGAGTATCAAGCTTATCAAGCAGGAATTTTACAGCCTGAAGCAATGTTTTCTCCCGATACTTCCGAGGGAGATACTTCCGAGGAATCGGGAATAAAAGAGAACCAAGGGGCGATGAGTGAAGCCGGTCCTACAGTTCTGCACGCCATAGCAAATCCCAAAGCAGGAAAAAGTGATAGTCAGACTATTCCTCGAAATCAGCAGATAAGTGCAGATAGCGGAGCGCTGCTTATGGATACATCTGAAAAGGCTGTCACACATCCGAAATCAGCTCGCACTGACTTTTTTACAGATAAAGGCGGGTCCAAGCTAGGAGGAGCGGCGCACCAGATCCCTCCTATGGAATCCCGCATGAGTCGCGGTCTGTTCGTTCAACAAGAGGACACTCGTTGGAATCGTCGGCAATCTTATGAGCAGTATTATGGGCGCCACATTGTGGAGAGTAATACAGAAAGATACGGTGAATTCATTGAAAACAGTCCAATCCTTACCTCAAATGAGCCGATGTCTACCTTTAGTATCGATGTTGATACTGGAAGCTACACCAACGCACGTAGGTTTCTTCGCGCTGGACAACTTCCGCCGGCTAATGCCGTTCGGATAGAAGAGTTCATTAACTACTTCGACTACCACTATCCAACGACTCAGGGGCAAGATCCTTTTACAGCAAACTTTGAGATGGCACCTTCCCCAGATGGAAGTGGAATGCACCTCCTTAAAATAGGAGTTCAGGCACAAGAGAGTGGTTATGACGGAAGTGAGAAGCCTTGGAACCTTGTTTTCTTAATTGATGTATCGGGTTCAATGAATAGCGCTGACAAATTGCCACTTGTTCAGCGCTCCCTAACACTCCTTGTCAATAATATGCGGCAAGGAGACACACTGAGTATTGTTACGTATGCTCATGGGGCTAGAACAGTTCTCTCACCAAGTGGGATCGAGAAGAAGAGTCAGATTTTAGATGCCATAAACATGCTATCGGCAGGCGGAGGCACTCACGGCTCAGCCGGTATTCACCAGGCCTATAACGCAGCAGAACAAGCCTTTATCGCGAATGGGGTAAACCGAGTAATTCTCGCTACTGATGGAGATTTTAATGTCGGAACCACTGGGACTGAAGAGCTGATCAAGCTTATTGAACAGAAGCGAAAAAGTGGAATTACTCTAACAACTCTTGGCTTTGGTACCAATAACTACAACGAGGCCATGATGGAGCAGATCGCTAACAAGGGGAACGGGAACTATTTCTATATCGATAATTTCTCTGAAGCGAGAAAGGTCTTTGAACATGACTTGCATGGGACCCTAGAGGTTGTTGCAAAAGACGTTAAGCTCCAAATTGAGTTTAATCCAGAACACATTGCCCAGTACCGATTAGTCGGCTACGAGAATCGTAAGCTTCGAAATCAAGACTTTGCCAACGATAAGATCGATGCAGGTGAAATCGGAGCTGGTCATAGCGTTACAGCACTTTATG
Protein-coding sequences here:
- a CDS encoding HDOD domain-containing protein; translation: MASSRIATLLAEQRLERVIGHVSDFWLPVNQELLKEIRQEVTHATDDLATPAIISKLKGDVSLFFHSLKKLAELIQNSGREITSDNPIQLLEEGGIAGLREIFSDSGEITRFTFEEGTEAQLSRFHEMLVSASTSVALAESYGFDEEAAYTAAIMRQLGLTLIAWSYPGIYQEAILSLGKNPNSSLEQEVAKQLGFTPQLLAIHLFRRWGFDESYCSRYGLRELQSTEEADDFSGEEFANIAELCKVGEALARAHHPEIYPKSRYDLVEALHVISSRLGDSGMQFVREQIDHSTAIYQTFMPDICKCGLADLYALPEVVGHDAELSELRRNPFLNCCSPEMGRAVRRLYTHIDGGLEASVCTRVFVDEVVPVARFQGGCVYTADPSIMMLIPQLPFGELTLREPVGVDYSVVLSSGDLISLAFQDLEPVVEYKKSQNGQLCTAIAGMFGGDQRVGVLYLEIPELVSDFVRDEQVLHFQVLRHALVDCLRLKRS
- a CDS encoding threonine--tRNA ligase, translating into MEPDKNSQLYKIRHSLAHVLAQAVLETKPEAKLAFGPPVDNGCYYDFLFEEPLSQEELPAIEKRMKKIIRQRQTFAGRKLPASEAVSYLEGQGQQFKAEYCRELIERGNAEIGFYENGPFDDMCEGPHVEHTGEIPENAFKVDSLAGAYWRGDEKNPQLTRIYVLAYETREELDDYLERRKLAMQRDHRKLGKELDLFSIDHDGVGAGLILWHPKGGVIRHLIEEHCKNMHVKGGYEFVYSPHIGRATLWETSGHLSFYKDGMFAPIEVEGQEYYLKPMNCPFHCKIFDSNIRSYRELPMRFAEWGTVYRYERSGTLSGLTRVRGFTQDDAHLFCREDQMPQEIDTVIDFSVNLLRDFGLRDFHLYLSTRPEERVGEESKWDDAEAALTAALDRSGIPYSINEGDGAFYGPKIDICVMDALQREWQLSTIQFDFNLPERFDLTYIDLDGERKRPYMIHRALCGSLERFFAILIEHLGGAFPTWLAPVQAVFVPVSEKFMGYVNEIAEDMTSRGFRIEVDESDNSFNKKIRSAVTRKVPNIVVIGGNEVDENSVTLRRYCVKEQLSLSKADFIGRMELLRTEKLMDNFPDVEILQAE
- a CDS encoding DUF4223 domain-containing protein, whose amino-acid sequence is MRTLMIAALVLCGLGISVCTGTVYNKSRNCSYDYLLHPAVSASKIIGGCGVIDLLPPTS
- a CDS encoding RNA polymerase sigma factor, with the translated sequence MLKPLRREMTHMEDASDEELVRKATCGEEDAYRQLVARYKNYVFAVIGRQIGDRDTAEELAQDVFVKAYKALSHFRTEATFKTWLTKITLNTTRSYFKSRRYKESIQTVSNEDVSIPEQGKLVPDLVVTRDLLSVFQLCFGALSPLMQDVITLCGYQGESYEQASKMLDIPVGTVRSRLNRARIALKECMQSKGAL
- a CDS encoding VWA domain-containing protein translates to MSREKDFLNYLDGTLSVEEKARFEEALNEDASLQSDFNNYQRIVQMEQEKAKEHFELDERFVSKVMAEIKYKPSLFRRLLMEIKNPSLMLKAGFGSLATVTLCFALIYGPEYQAYQAGILQPEAMFSPDTSEGDTSEESGIKENQGAMSEAGPTVLHAIANPKAGKSDSQTIPRNQQISADSGALLMDTSEKAVTHPKSARTDFFTDKGGSKLGGAAHQIPPMESRMSRGLFVQQEDTRWNRRQSYEQYYGRHIVESNTERYGEFIENSPILTSNEPMSTFSIDVDTGSYTNARRFLRAGQLPPANAVRIEEFINYFDYHYPTTQGQDPFTANFEMAPSPDGSGMHLLKIGVQAQESGYDGSEKPWNLVFLIDVSGSMNSADKLPLVQRSLTLLVNNMRQGDTLSIVTYAHGARTVLSPSGIEKKSQILDAINMLSAGGGTHGSAGIHQAYNAAEQAFIANGVNRVILATDGDFNVGTTGTEELIKLIEQKRKSGITLTTLGFGTNNYNEAMMEQIANKGNGNYFYIDNFSEARKVFEHDLHGTLEVVAKDVKLQIEFNPEHIAQYRLVGYENRKLRNQDFANDKIDAGEIGAGHSVTALYEIILTGTEAAQRLVTEYRYKKPELKEEKSARDSNFAAELAFLKIRYKEPQGNRSKLLNFPLNRNVIQEKFTTASSDFRFTAAVSAFAHLLRGSQYEPELSFSEVAQLAKEAKGEDPHGYRQEFIELVQNAAASRR